Part of the Deltaproteobacteria bacterium genome is shown below.
GTTCCGGTCGGCGGCGATGGTGCCCAGCTCGGGCACCGTGACCGCGAAGTCGCTCAGCACCTCGAGCAGAAAGGCCTCGAACTCGGGATCGGCCTTGTCGATCTCGTCGATGAGCAGCACCGCCGGCTGCTCGGACGTGAGCGCGTGCAAGAGCGGCCGCGGGAGCAGGAAGCGCCGGGAGAAGAACACGGCGTCGCTCTGGGCGATGCGATCCGCGGCCTCCTGCAGGGTCTTGGCGCCCGCGGTGGCCTCGTTGATCTTGTCCTTGAGCAGCTGGGTGTAGAGCAGCTGCTTGGCGTACTCCCACTCGTAGAGCGCCTTGGTCTCGTCGAGGCCCTCGTAGCACTGCAGGCGGATGAGCACGCGGTTCTGGGCGCTGGCCAGGGCCTTGGCCAGCTCGGTCTTGCCCACGCCGGCCGGGCCCTCGACGAGGATCGGCTTCTCCAGGCGATCCGCGAGGAACACGCTGGTGGAGATCTCGCGCGAGGGCAGGTAGCCGACCCCGGAGAGTTCGCGCTCGGTTTGGGCGACGTCGGTCCACATGGGCGCCAATCTAGCCCAATCTGAAAGGACGCGAGCGGCCGTCGCCCGCGGGGCGCCGGCAGGCTCGGGTGCCAGGCCTTCCCTGAAACGCGAAGCAGATGCAGGTGCTTGGGGAACGGTCACGGTGATCGGTGTGCGGTGATCGGGGATTCCGCGACCTTGCACTTGCCCCGCGACAGCCGCGTCAGGGGTGGTGCGAGCCGGTCGTCGAAGGATTCGGTTTAAGTGCCCGAGACGACGTCACCGCAATGTCGCGGTGTCACACGGCACCGGGCGTGCATACGTAGAGAGCAACCGAGGGTAGCGTCGTGGCGAAGCGAGCGATGGCAGCGTGGAAGGTGGCGGCGATGGTGCTGCTGGTGATCGTGCCGGGCGGCAGCCTGGTGCTCCTGGCGGCGGCGATCTTCCAGGCCTGGAAGCACCGCTCGGGTCCGTTCGCCTGGTTCGACAAGAAGCTCTCGCGCTCGGCAGCGTCGGATGCAAATTCGGCGCTGCTCCAGCTTGCGCCGCACCGGGCCTAAGAGC
Proteins encoded:
- a CDS encoding MoxR family ATPase; the encoded protein is MWTDVAQTERELSGVGYLPSREISTSVFLADRLEKPILVEGPAGVGKTELAKALASAQNRVLIRLQCYEGLDETKALYEWEYAKQLLYTQLLKDKINEATAGAKTLQEAADRIAQSDAVFFSRRFLLPRPLLHALTSEQPAVLLIDEIDKADPEFEAFLLEVLSDFAVTVPELGTIAADRNRLPRVLLTSNNTRELSDALKRRCLHLFIDFPTVERELAIVRRRLPDVSEKLAHAVSKAVRQLRAMDLKKPPSISETLDWARALAILNADTLSPELVGETLNLVLKYEGDISRAKDKRAEIAAAASAE